The following coding sequences are from one Mycoplasma mycoides subsp. capri window:
- the polA gene encoding DNA polymerase I encodes MKTKILVVDGNSLIFRAFYATAYSSNSNLLKTKSGVLTNAVYSFINMLLSVIHQRGPYDHILIAFDKGKKTFRHDLLSDYKANRIKTPNELVEQFSIVREFLTKANIQWFEQENIEADDIVGSICKYAEKQFDDLEAEILSSDKDMYQLITNKVICLNPVQGVNELEEVDTNKLFEKWQISPNQVPDYKAIVGDSSDNLKGVNGIGQKGAIKLIQQYQNLENIYNNLEQIKGAIKTKLEQDKKMAFLCKDLATIKTDVTLENFSFKKLDFNVDNIYEFLNKYEMYSLKKRFTNILNLDFNPYQNKKQNLDVRIINSWSKDYEDSINYLYVESLEEDYHKDKIIGIGISNNKGNFYLDFKNKAQQLSFFEDTTLSSIDSLFEEFLNNSNLKKYTYDIKKTTYLLKNHNYNVLASNFDFDFMVACYSLNANVVSDLSNQIKLVDNFIELETIDEIFGKGVKKNPDIDLDIKSKYISKKAYLLKKYSDQLIEQLKQTNTYDLYLKIDHPLIEVLYDIEVQGILIDKEQLKLQTQQILKKINHIEGQMKILVAEEIDNNFNFSSPKQIQELLFDKLKLPNLEKGTTSKEVLEKLITYHPIINLLLEHRKYTKLYTTYLKGFEKFIFDDNKVHTIFNHTLTNTGRLSSSYPNIQNISIRDNEQKEVRKIFITNNNKTFLSYDYSQIELRVLAQMSKETNLINAFNQNADIHLQAAKLIFNLSDDQITSEQRRIAKVFNFGILYGLTDFGLASDLNISVNQAKQMIKDYYSAFPSLLEFKEKQVEIATNQGYITTLSNRRRYINELNSTNHNIRQFGKRIAVNTPIQGTASDILKVAMISIYKKLKEQNLDARIVCQIHDEIILEVDDNQLEQTKKIVVSELENALEKLFLDLNIKEQVVVKLKVGESVGKTWFDLK; translated from the coding sequence ATGAAAACTAAAATTTTAGTAGTAGATGGTAATTCTTTGATTTTTAGAGCTTTTTATGCAACTGCTTATTCATCAAATAGTAATTTATTAAAAACAAAAAGTGGTGTTTTAACAAATGCAGTTTATTCTTTTATTAATATGTTATTATCTGTAATTCATCAAAGAGGACCTTATGATCATATTTTAATAGCATTTGATAAAGGTAAAAAAACTTTTAGACACGATTTATTAAGTGATTATAAAGCTAATAGAATTAAAACTCCTAACGAATTAGTTGAACAATTTAGTATTGTTAGAGAATTTTTAACAAAAGCAAACATTCAATGATTTGAACAAGAAAACATTGAAGCTGATGATATTGTTGGATCAATTTGTAAATACGCTGAAAAACAATTTGATGATTTAGAAGCTGAAATTTTAAGTAGTGATAAAGATATGTATCAACTAATTACAAATAAAGTAATTTGTTTAAACCCAGTTCAAGGAGTTAATGAACTTGAAGAAGTTGATACTAATAAATTGTTTGAAAAATGACAAATTTCACCAAACCAAGTTCCAGATTATAAAGCAATAGTTGGTGATTCTTCAGATAATTTAAAAGGAGTTAATGGGATTGGGCAAAAAGGAGCTATTAAATTAATTCAACAATATCAAAATTTAGAAAATATTTATAATAATTTAGAACAAATAAAAGGTGCTATTAAAACTAAATTAGAACAAGATAAAAAAATGGCTTTTTTATGTAAAGATTTAGCAACAATTAAAACTGATGTAACTTTAGAAAATTTTTCTTTTAAAAAATTAGATTTTAATGTTGATAATATTTATGAGTTTTTAAATAAATATGAAATGTATTCTTTAAAAAAACGCTTTACAAATATTTTAAATCTTGATTTTAATCCTTATCAGAATAAAAAACAAAATTTAGATGTTAGAATAATTAATTCTTGATCAAAAGATTATGAAGATTCTATAAATTATTTATATGTTGAATCATTAGAAGAAGATTATCATAAAGATAAAATTATTGGAATTGGTATTTCAAATAATAAAGGTAATTTTTATTTAGATTTTAAAAATAAAGCTCAACAATTATCTTTTTTTGAAGATACAACACTAAGTTCAATTGATAGTTTGTTTGAAGAATTTTTAAATAATTCTAATTTAAAAAAATATACTTATGATATTAAAAAAACTACTTATTTATTAAAAAATCACAACTATAATGTTTTAGCAAGTAATTTTGATTTTGATTTTATGGTTGCTTGTTATTCTTTAAATGCTAATGTTGTTTCTGATTTATCTAATCAAATTAAATTAGTTGATAATTTCATTGAATTAGAAACTATTGATGAAATTTTTGGAAAAGGTGTTAAAAAAAATCCAGATATAGATCTTGATATTAAATCTAAATATATTAGTAAAAAAGCTTATTTATTAAAAAAATATTCTGATCAATTAATTGAACAATTAAAACAAACTAATACTTATGATTTATATTTAAAAATTGATCACCCTTTAATTGAGGTTTTATATGATATTGAAGTTCAAGGAATTTTAATAGATAAAGAACAATTAAAACTACAAACCCAACAAATATTAAAAAAAATAAATCATATTGAAGGACAAATGAAAATTTTAGTCGCTGAAGAAATTGATAATAATTTTAATTTTTCTTCACCAAAGCAAATTCAAGAATTACTATTTGATAAATTAAAATTACCTAATTTAGAAAAAGGTACTACTAGTAAAGAAGTTTTAGAAAAATTAATAACTTATCATCCAATAATCAATTTATTATTAGAACATAGAAAATATACTAAGTTATATACAACTTATTTAAAAGGTTTTGAAAAATTTATTTTTGATGATAATAAAGTTCATACTATTTTTAATCATACTTTAACAAATACTGGTAGATTAAGTTCTTCTTATCCAAATATTCAAAATATTTCTATTAGAGATAATGAACAAAAAGAAGTTAGAAAAATTTTTATTACAAATAATAATAAGACTTTTTTAAGTTATGATTATTCTCAAATTGAACTAAGAGTTTTAGCACAAATGTCTAAAGAAACAAATTTAATTAATGCATTTAATCAAAATGCTGATATTCACTTACAAGCTGCCAAATTAATTTTTAATCTTAGTGATGATCAAATCACAAGTGAACAAAGAAGAATAGCTAAAGTTTTTAATTTTGGAATTTTATATGGTTTAACTGATTTTGGTTTAGCAAGTGATTTAAATATCAGTGTTAATCAAGCAAAACAAATGATTAAAGATTATTATTCTGCTTTTCCAAGTTTATTAGAATTTAAAGAAAAGCAAGTAGAAATAGCAACAAATCAAGGTTATATTACAACTTTATCCAATAGAAGAAGATATATTAATGAATTAAATTCAACAAATCATAACATCAGACAATTTGGAAAAAGAATAGCAGTAAATACACCAATTCAAGGAACTGCTTCAGATATTTTAAAAGTAGCTATGATAAGTATTTATAAAAAGTTAAAAGAACAAAATTTAGATGCTAGAATTGTTTGTCAAATTCATGATGAAATTATTTTAGAAGTTGATGATAATCAATTAGAACAAACTAAAAAAATTGTTGTTAGTGAATTAGAAAATGCTTTAGAAAAACTATTTTTAGATCTAAATATAAAAGAACAAGTAGTTGTTAAATTAAAAGTTGGAGAATCAGTTGGTAAGACTTGATTTGATCTAAAATAG
- the mutM gene encoding DNA-formamidopyrimidine glycosylase → MPELPEVVTVTNTIKPKIINRTILNSQIFTNKIISSTSVDQFINLTKNQKIYDVYNLAKYIVIELKEHVIISHLRMTGKWVIENSDQYAYKKSWLRAELLLDNNLVFRFYDMRGFGTLNLYNKQTFLKDSHLDKLGPIPLNNQTSVDYLFNKLQKSNKAIKTVLLDQHVISGLGNIYVNEVLFLSKINPLTNANLITKDQTNQIIKNCETVLSQAILLKGTTISDFESLPGITGGYQTKLLVHMNNKNCKICDTKISKIKVNGRGTYYCSKCQN, encoded by the coding sequence ATGCCAGAACTACCAGAAGTTGTTACAGTCACAAATACAATCAAACCAAAAATTATAAATAGAACTATTTTAAATTCACAAATATTTACAAATAAAATCATTTCTTCAACTAGTGTTGATCAATTTATTAATTTAACAAAAAATCAAAAAATCTATGATGTTTATAATCTAGCAAAATATATTGTTATTGAATTAAAAGAACACGTAATTATTTCTCATTTAAGAATGACTGGTAAATGAGTAATTGAAAATTCTGATCAATATGCTTATAAAAAGTCATGATTAAGAGCTGAATTATTATTAGATAATAATTTAGTTTTTAGATTTTATGATATGCGCGGATTTGGAACTTTAAATCTTTATAATAAACAAACTTTTTTAAAAGACTCACATTTAGATAAATTAGGACCAATTCCTTTAAATAATCAAACTAGTGTTGATTATTTATTTAATAAATTACAAAAATCTAATAAAGCTATTAAAACAGTTTTACTAGATCAACACGTTATCAGTGGATTAGGAAATATTTATGTTAATGAAGTATTATTTTTATCAAAAATTAATCCTTTAACTAATGCTAATTTAATAACAAAAGATCAAACTAATCAAATTATTAAAAATTGCGAAACTGTTTTAAGTCAAGCAATTTTATTAAAAGGTACTACAATTAGTGATTTTGAATCACTTCCAGGAATAACTGGTGGTTATCAAACTAAACTTTTAGTACATATGAATAATAAAAATTGTAAAATTTGTGATACTAAAATTTCTAAAATAAAAGTTAATGGAAGAGGAACATATTATTGTTCAAAGTGTCAAAATTAA
- a CDS encoding DnaD domain protein codes for MLSKNFSYSVSLNFELDQEQYKSLTCLYQPLISAQAISLYLTLIQEVRISNILKEEALESKRLLNITNFSYKELIKTLDLLNAFKLIKVYVKKSDYSLIKFEILAPLKSDEFFNHTYLNNLLLNKLEANDYEITKFMLVNETKINTNQYQQIVVDLTDIYDQSLIADINIFDTEVNSFNTYLKKLNQLINVDYVLNSLKDKNIDLDFIQQSTLKSLYDLLTIKKPSEDQIIYLITNSYDFINKNIDINIFKKLLINLITKKETNFDNKELLDLINQTTWSEYSKKKYDIDLSSYTTVFENIKQNYCLSNGIINCLIDFSYKKNNGQIIVKYIAKIAKTLFDKNINTTLKVMQFLKNIQSKSINYNYETMFDSNDFNLQTEAIFEFSEEELKCLV; via the coding sequence ATGTTAAGTAAGAACTTTTCTTATTCAGTTAGTTTAAATTTTGAACTAGACCAAGAACAATATAAGTCTTTAACTTGTTTATATCAACCTCTTATTAGTGCTCAAGCTATAAGTTTATATTTAACATTAATTCAAGAAGTAAGAATTAGTAACATTTTAAAAGAAGAAGCCTTAGAATCAAAAAGATTATTAAATATCACTAATTTTTCTTATAAAGAATTAATTAAAACACTAGATTTATTAAATGCTTTTAAATTAATTAAAGTTTATGTTAAAAAAAGTGATTATAGTTTAATTAAATTTGAAATTTTAGCACCACTAAAAAGTGATGAATTTTTTAATCATACATATTTAAATAATTTATTGTTAAATAAATTAGAAGCAAATGATTATGAAATTACAAAATTTATGTTAGTTAATGAAACTAAAATCAATACTAATCAATACCAACAAATAGTAGTTGATTTAACTGATATTTATGATCAAAGTTTAATTGCTGATATTAATATTTTTGATACTGAAGTTAATAGTTTTAATACTTATTTAAAAAAATTAAACCAATTAATAAATGTTGATTATGTATTAAATAGTTTAAAAGATAAAAATATTGATTTAGATTTTATTCAACAAAGTACTTTAAAAAGTTTATATGATTTATTAACTATTAAAAAACCTAGTGAAGATCAAATTATTTATTTAATTACTAATTCTTATGATTTTATAAACAAAAATATTGATATAAATATTTTTAAAAAATTATTAATTAATTTAATTACTAAAAAAGAAACTAATTTTGATAATAAAGAATTACTTGATTTAATAAATCAAACTACTTGATCTGAATATAGTAAGAAAAAATATGATATTGATCTAAGTTCATATACAACTGTATTTGAAAATATTAAACAAAATTATTGTTTATCTAATGGAATAATTAATTGTTTAATTGATTTTTCTTATAAAAAAAACAATGGTCAAATTATTGTTAAATATATAGCAAAAATTGCAAAAACTTTATTTGATAAAAACATTAACACTACTTTAAAAGTAATGCAATTTTTAAAAAATATTCAATCTAAATCTATAAATTATAACTATGAAACAATGTTTGATTCTAATGATTTTAACTTACAAACTGAAGCTATTTTTGAGTTTAGTGAAGAAGAGTTGAAGTGTTTAGTATAG
- a CDS encoding ATP-binding protein — MKLSDYKNNVKIKKLIEDSQNSNDIITDKVLLENQNILDEFLLNYKECNLDTKCEQVVKNYQVDLVFKDHQFYLKNVLCVHGKQTEKLFIIKKNYWFCDFDLNLFHLTIDEYFNTQLNNASFTLLDQNEKNIRKTILKTIIKQIQKGYKKGFYLYGNSGVGKTYIFKVLANTLASKNKTVIFSTLRSLIDKLKESFNSSEINSLTLIKKIKTVDFLFLDDIGGENLSLWARDDFLFEVLNYRMENQKPTFFTSNFSIDLLEKNLQFTKQYNNFLTTQDVFKLEKIKIDRLISRIKTLAKEINLTGKNKRQTN; from the coding sequence ATGAAATTAAGTGATTATAAAAATAATGTCAAAATTAAAAAATTAATTGAAGATTCACAAAATTCAAATGACATTATTACTGATAAAGTTTTATTAGAAAATCAAAATATTTTAGATGAATTTTTATTAAACTATAAAGAATGTAATTTAGATACAAAATGTGAACAAGTAGTTAAAAATTATCAAGTTGATTTAGTTTTTAAAGACCATCAGTTCTATTTAAAAAATGTTTTATGTGTTCATGGAAAACAAACAGAAAAACTATTTATTATTAAAAAAAATTATTGATTTTGTGATTTTGATTTAAATTTATTTCATTTAACTATTGATGAATATTTTAATACTCAACTAAATAATGCATCATTTACTTTATTAGATCAAAATGAAAAAAATATCCGTAAAACTATTTTAAAAACAATTATTAAACAAATACAAAAAGGTTATAAAAAAGGATTTTATTTATACGGTAATTCAGGAGTTGGTAAAACTTATATTTTTAAAGTTTTAGCAAACACTTTAGCTAGTAAAAATAAAACTGTAATTTTTTCAACACTAAGATCTTTAATTGATAAATTAAAAGAATCATTTAATTCTTCAGAAATTAATTCTTTAACATTAATTAAAAAAATTAAAACTGTAGATTTCTTATTTTTAGATGATATTGGAGGAGAAAATTTAAGTTTATGAGCTAGAGATGATTTTTTATTTGAAGTATTAAACTATCGAATGGAAAATCAAAAACCAACTTTTTTTACTTCTAATTTTTCTATTGATTTATTAGAAAAAAATTTACAATTTACTAAACAATATAATAATTTTTTAACTACTCAAGATGTTTTTAAATTAGAAAAAATTAAAATTGATCGTTTAATTTCAAGAATAAAAACTCTAGCAAAAGAGATTAATTTGACAGGTAAAAACAAAAGACAAACCAACTAA
- the gap gene encoding type I glyceraldehyde-3-phosphate dehydrogenase, producing MSKKVAINGFGRIGRLTFRQLFEKDIEIVAINDLTDTKTLAYLLEFDTAQGIFCEGEISHTDNSIIVKGKEVKVFAEKDASNLPWSELKVDLVIESTGFCTDKEKASAHIKAGAKKVVISAPATGDLKTVVYGVNHKSLTSDDVIISGASCTTNCLTPFTKALDDAFTIKKGFMTTVHAVTNDQRLLDLNHKDVRRGRAAAWNIVPSTTGAAKAVSLVLPHLKGKLDGYALRVPTITGSITDLTVEFENQELTVEQINNAVKKALESDADLAKAMKYETKPIVSSDIIGSKYGSIFDATLTKVMNVDGKQLVKVCSWYDNESSYVSQLVRITIYFMSL from the coding sequence ATGTCAAAAAAAGTTGCAATTAATGGATTTGGTAGAATTGGTCGTTTGACATTTAGACAATTATTTGAAAAAGATATTGAAATTGTTGCTATTAATGATCTAACTGACACTAAAACATTAGCTTATTTATTAGAATTTGATACAGCTCAAGGAATCTTTTGTGAAGGTGAAATCTCACATACAGATAATTCAATTATAGTTAAAGGAAAAGAAGTAAAAGTATTTGCTGAAAAAGATGCTTCTAATTTACCTTGAAGTGAATTAAAAGTTGATTTAGTAATTGAATCAACTGGATTTTGTACAGATAAAGAAAAAGCTTCAGCTCACATTAAAGCAGGAGCTAAAAAAGTGGTTATTTCAGCTCCAGCAACTGGAGATTTAAAAACTGTTGTTTATGGGGTTAACCACAAATCATTAACTAGTGATGATGTAATTATTTCTGGAGCATCATGTACAACTAACTGTTTAACACCATTTACTAAAGCTTTAGATGATGCATTTACTATTAAAAAAGGATTTATGACTACAGTTCATGCTGTAACTAATGACCAAAGACTATTAGATTTAAATCATAAAGATGTACGTAGAGGAAGAGCAGCTGCTTGAAACATTGTTCCATCAACTACTGGAGCTGCTAAAGCAGTTAGCTTAGTATTACCTCATTTAAAAGGTAAATTAGATGGATATGCATTACGTGTGCCAACTATTACTGGATCAATTACAGATTTAACTGTTGAATTTGAAAATCAAGAATTAACAGTTGAACAAATTAATAATGCAGTTAAAAAGGCATTAGAAAGTGATGCTGATTTAGCAAAAGCAATGAAATATGAAACAAAACCTATTGTTTCATCAGATATTATTGGTTCTAAATATGGATCTATTTTTGATGCTACTTTAACAAAAGTTATGAATGTTGATGGAAAACAATTAGTTAAAGTTTGCTCATGATATGATAATGAAAGTTCATACGTTTCACAATTAGTAAGAATAACTATTTACTTTATGTCATTATAA
- a CDS encoding phosphoglycerate kinase, with protein MNYNNKKTLKDIDVKNKTVLVRVDFNVPIQSGVITDDNRIIAALPTINYLLENDAKIVLFSHLSRIKSKEDKLKKSLAPVAKRLEELLNKQVKFINQTRGQELEKAISSLQSKEIILVENTRFEDVLDDQVVKYESKNNHELGKYWASLGEVFVNDAFGTAHRAHASNVGIASNIKVSAIGFLVEKELKMLSQAVNEPKKPFIAILGGAKVSDKIGVIENLLPKVDKLLIGGGMSYTFLKALGKTIGKSLLEEDKIDLAKHYLEIGKDKIVVPVDTACAKEFADVSPTIFEGNIPDEWDGLDAGPKTIELFKQEIKKAKTIVWNGPVGVFEFKNFENGTKSVCQAIAEQTQNGAFTLIGGGDSASAAINMGFKDKFSWISTGGGASLEFMEGKELLGISAIQDK; from the coding sequence ATGAATTACAATAACAAAAAAACATTAAAAGACATAGATGTTAAAAATAAAACTGTATTAGTTCGTGTGGATTTTAATGTACCAATTCAATCTGGAGTTATTACTGATGATAATCGTATAATTGCTGCTCTTCCTACTATAAATTACTTACTTGAAAATGATGCAAAAATTGTTTTATTTTCACACTTATCAAGAATTAAATCAAAAGAAGATAAACTAAAAAAATCTTTAGCTCCAGTTGCTAAAAGATTAGAAGAATTATTAAATAAACAAGTTAAATTTATTAATCAAACTAGAGGACAAGAACTAGAAAAAGCTATTAGTTCACTACAATCTAAAGAAATTATTTTAGTTGAAAACACTAGATTTGAAGATGTTTTAGATGATCAAGTTGTTAAGTATGAATCAAAAAACAATCATGAATTAGGAAAATATTGAGCTAGTTTAGGAGAAGTTTTTGTAAATGATGCTTTTGGAACTGCACATAGAGCACATGCTTCAAATGTTGGAATTGCTTCAAATATTAAAGTCTCAGCTATTGGATTTTTAGTTGAAAAAGAACTAAAAATGTTATCACAAGCAGTTAATGAACCTAAAAAACCATTTATTGCTATTTTAGGGGGAGCTAAAGTTTCAGATAAAATTGGTGTTATTGAAAATTTATTACCAAAAGTAGATAAATTACTAATTGGTGGGGGAATGAGTTATACATTCTTAAAAGCACTAGGAAAAACTATTGGTAAATCATTATTAGAAGAAGATAAAATTGATTTAGCAAAACATTATTTAGAAATTGGTAAAGATAAAATTGTAGTACCTGTTGATACTGCTTGTGCAAAAGAATTTGCAGATGTTAGTCCAACCATTTTTGAAGGAAATATTCCTGATGAATGAGATGGATTAGATGCTGGACCAAAAACAATTGAATTATTTAAACAAGAAATTAAAAAAGCTAAGACTATTGTTTGAAATGGACCTGTTGGAGTATTTGAATTTAAAAACTTTGAAAACGGTACAAAATCAGTGTGTCAAGCTATTGCTGAACAAACACAAAATGGTGCATTTACTTTAATTGGTGGTGGAGATAGTGCTTCAGCTGCAATTAATATGGGATTTAAAGATAAATTTTCATGAATTTCAACTGGTGGAGGAGCTTCGCTTGAATTTATGGAAGGAAAAGAATTACTAGGTATTTCTGCAATTCAAGATAAATAA
- a CDS encoding lipoprotein: protein MKKILTLLCLTGLIASTNLTVIACGNKTNSKLNNNNNNKNDDYDFEIKSNKNNSEKDTKTNPETTSKILIKPEIKPKLDVKPITRSKSDKRLKIIPTPITESELIAILEECPQYPQLARRPMPPQLGRKPMPPQLGKISIPDYSTGGSILPKWLKCQEAFKILVNKEYIKQ from the coding sequence ATGAAAAAAATACTAACTTTACTATGTTTAACAGGTTTAATAGCTTCAACTAATTTAACTGTAATTGCTTGCGGAAATAAAACAAATTCTAAATTAAATAATAATAATAATAATAAGAATGATGATTATGATTTTGAAATAAAATCTAATAAAAACAATAGTGAAAAAGACACTAAAACAAATCCTGAAACAACTTCTAAAATATTAATAAAACCAGAAATAAAACCTAAATTGGATGTCAAACCCATAACAAGGTCCAAATCAGATAAAAGATTAAAAATAATACCCACACCAATAACTGAATCAGAGTTAATAGCTATATTAGAAGAATGTCCTCAATATCCTCAGTTAGCAAGAAGACCCATGCCTCCTCAGTTAGGAAGAAAACCCATGCCTCCTCAGTTAGGAAAAATATCTATTCCTGATTATTCAACAGGAGGTTCTATACTTCCTAAATGATTAAAGTGTCAGGAAGCGTTTAAAATATTAGTTAATAAAGAATATATCAAGCAATAA
- a CDS encoding LemA family protein, with product MANQLDEMNDPILEQGRQVNVINKQIPITVGKGSLVFEILLWILGIIPGIIFTFIKIKAKNHLAQLEQKVQHNASQIDNYLDQRAVVMQNLASLLSKSIELDKDVMKTVAAYRSGINVNDENRSDVASQLDTTIRGLHLQIENYPDLKAHESIKQALQQNLYLQKEITAARDLYNDTVFQWNRSINEWPAKMIVAAKMHYTTRIPFAASAETKKLASQDFFK from the coding sequence ATGGCAAACCAATTAGATGAAATGAATGACCCTATTTTAGAACAAGGAAGACAGGTAAATGTTATTAACAAACAAATTCCAATAACTGTTGGAAAAGGTTCATTAGTTTTTGAAATACTATTATGAATATTAGGAATTATTCCTGGAATTATTTTTACATTTATAAAAATTAAGGCTAAAAATCATTTAGCTCAACTAGAACAAAAAGTACAACACAATGCTTCACAAATTGATAACTATTTAGATCAAAGAGCTGTTGTTATGCAAAATTTAGCTTCATTATTATCTAAATCAATCGAACTAGATAAAGATGTTATGAAAACAGTTGCAGCTTATAGATCTGGAATTAATGTAAATGATGAAAATAGATCTGATGTTGCATCTCAATTAGATACAACTATTAGAGGATTACATTTACAAATTGAAAATTATCCTGATTTAAAAGCTCATGAATCAATTAAACAAGCTTTACAACAAAACTTATACTTACAAAAAGAAATTACTGCAGCTAGAGATCTTTATAATGATACTGTTTTTCAATGAAACCGTTCAATTAATGAATGACCAGCTAAAATGATAGTTGCTGCTAAAATGCATTACACAACTAGAATTCCTTTTGCAGCAAGTGCTGAAACTAAAAAACTAGCAAGTCAAGATTTCTTTAAATAA
- a CDS encoding MAG1210 family protein, whose protein sequence is MGNNEFIFEPLKEYDKYQEKNLNIIKEYFDNLIATSKVDIEENKQQVIKINKKQAELNKSNSSLKKLRIWFITNIVLICLTGVLGVAFIYSLVTDPTYKWYEVLVCVIDLILFIVFILIHFLVINKKKKEALNAKDKQQAELNQLIEVGLEQTKSLRELIKIGTKNKLLTLTMPFIHLNRHLGLNKLNKLIDEYGFLNSSSDDTKTTVYVKSGTINNNYFLLTKDYSYEIVKKTYHGSLTISWTESYTDSNGNWKTVTKTQVLTASVTKPFVQFSDFSKICFATDLSPNLEFYRKPQQIDKLSEKEKVKLEKQIEKELKKYSQKNINFTPLSNTKFESFWSCFDRNNEREFRLLFTPLAQNNLVQLVQDHNKSFGDDYHMLKENKLIIFATEKLNEINFYDNEDQYQHYSIEHIQNYFYSINKNYFKTFYWALAPYFSIPSLAQINLEYKENPETNLTLTDYEYEVCANSIPSELLDHPNIKTNSIIKTQLIAKKDGTDYVQATSIGFDIIPRIDYIPVWGGDGRYHDVPVPWDEYIAYDKITNLKIKIFKHSPIDNELWDQEVEAKYNENDILTEYGAVEIIEQEI, encoded by the coding sequence ATGGGAAATAACGAATTTATCTTTGAACCACTTAAAGAATATGACAAGTATCAAGAAAAAAACTTAAATATTATTAAAGAATATTTTGATAATTTAATAGCTACTTCAAAAGTAGATATAGAAGAAAATAAACAACAAGTAATAAAAATTAATAAAAAACAAGCTGAGTTAAATAAGTCTAATTCTAGTTTAAAAAAACTAAGAATTTGATTTATTACTAATATAGTTTTAATATGTTTAACTGGAGTATTAGGTGTAGCTTTCATTTATAGTTTAGTTACAGATCCAACTTATAAATGATATGAAGTACTAGTTTGTGTTATTGATTTAATTTTATTTATTGTTTTTATATTAATTCATTTTTTAGTAATTAATAAAAAGAAAAAAGAAGCTTTGAATGCTAAAGATAAACAACAAGCTGAATTGAACCAATTAATTGAAGTTGGACTAGAACAAACTAAAAGTCTAAGAGAATTAATTAAAATTGGTACTAAAAATAAACTTTTAACTCTAACAATGCCTTTTATTCATCTAAATAGACATTTAGGATTAAATAAACTAAATAAATTAATAGATGAATATGGTTTTTTAAATAGTTCATCTGATGATACTAAAACAACAGTTTATGTAAAATCTGGAACTATTAATAATAATTATTTTTTATTAACTAAAGATTACAGTTATGAAATTGTTAAAAAAACTTATCATGGTTCTTTAACAATTAGTTGAACTGAATCATATACTGATAGTAATGGAAATTGAAAAACAGTTACTAAGACTCAAGTTTTAACAGCAAGTGTTACTAAACCTTTTGTTCAATTTTCTGATTTTTCAAAAATTTGTTTTGCAACTGATCTATCTCCAAACCTAGAATTTTATAGAAAACCACAACAAATTGATAAATTAAGCGAAAAAGAAAAAGTAAAATTAGAAAAGCAAATTGAGAAAGAACTAAAAAAATATAGTCAAAAAAATATTAATTTCACTCCTTTATCAAATACTAAATTTGAATCATTTTGATCTTGTTTTGATAGAAATAATGAAAGAGAATTTAGATTATTATTTACTCCATTAGCTCAAAACAATTTAGTTCAATTAGTTCAAGATCATAACAAGAGTTTTGGTGATGATTATCACATGCTAAAAGAAAATAAATTAATTATTTTTGCAACTGAAAAACTAAATGAAATTAACTTTTATGATAATGAAGATCAATATCAGCATTATAGTATTGAACATATACAAAATTATTTTTATAGTATAAATAAAAATTACTTTAAAACATTTTATTGAGCACTAGCTCCATACTTTTCAATCCCATCACTAGCTCAAATAAATTTAGAATACAAGGAAAATCCTGAAACTAATTTAACTCTTACTGATTATGAGTATGAAGTTTGTGCTAATTCAATACCATCAGAATTATTAGATCACCCAAACATTAAAACTAATTCAATTATTAAAACACAATTAATTGCTAAAAAAGATGGTACTGACTATGTTCAAGCAACTTCCATTGGATTTGATATTATACCAAGAATTGATTATATTCCAGTTTGAGGAGGAGATGGAAGATATCATGATGTTCCAGTTCCTTGAGATGAATATATAGCATATGATAAAATTACTAATCTAAAAATTAAAATTTTTAAGCATTCACCTATTGATAATGAGTTATGAGATCAAGAAGTAGAAGCTAAATACAATGAAAATGATATTTTAACAGAATATGGTGCTGTTGAAATAATAGAACAGGAAATATAA